From the genome of Pseudomonas sp. AB6, one region includes:
- the rapA gene encoding RNA polymerase-associated protein RapA translates to MAQQYQPGQRWISDSEAELGLGTVLAQDGRLLTVLYPATGDTRQYALRNAPLTRVRFSPGDTITHFENWKMTVREVEDVDGLLVYHGLNAQNEAVTLPETQLSNFIQFRLATDRLFAGQIDPLPWFSLRYHTLEHTSRQLQSSLWGLGGVRAQPIAHQLHIAREVADRIAPRVLLADEVGLGKTIEAGLIIHRQMLSGRANRVLILVPENLQHQWLVEMRRRFNLQVALFDAERFIESDASNPFEDTQLALVALEWLVDDEKAQDALFAAGWDLLVVDEAHHLVWHEKQASPEYLLVEQLAEVIPGVLLLTATPEQLGQDSHFARLRLLDPNRFHDLHAFRAESENYRPVAEAVQELLDKGRLSPQAHKTIHGFLGEAGEALLAAVNDGDTEASARLIRELLDRHGTGRVLFRNTRAAVQGFPERKLHPYALPCPVQYLELPVGEHADLYPEVSFQSQPDLAEEQRWWRFDPRVDWLIDTLKMLKRVKVLVICAHAETAMDLEDALRVRSGIPATVFHEGMNILERDRAAAYFADEEFGAQVLICSEIGSEGRNFQFAHHLVLFDLPAHPDLLEQRIGRLDRIGQKHIIELHVPYLETSPQQRLFQWYHEALNAFLNTCPTGNALQHRFGPRLLPLLESGDDTEWQALVDEAREERVRLEGELHSGRDRLLELNSGGAGEGEALVEDILEQDDQFALPIYMETLFDAFGIDSEDHSENALILRPSEKMLDASFPLGDDEGVTITYDRNQALAREDMQFITWEHPMVQGGMDLVLSGSMGNTAVALIKNKALKPGTVLLELLYVSEVVAPRSLQLGRYLPPAALRCLLDANGNDLSGRVSFVTLNEQLESVPRASANKFIQSQRDVLNPQINAGEARIAPKHAERVAEAQRRLAADTDEELARLTALQAVNPTVRDSELIALRKQREQGLAMLDKAALRLEAIRVLVAG, encoded by the coding sequence ATGGCGCAGCAGTATCAACCGGGGCAACGCTGGATTAGTGACAGCGAAGCTGAGCTGGGTTTAGGCACCGTTCTGGCACAGGACGGCCGCTTGTTGACCGTGCTCTATCCGGCCACTGGCGACACTCGCCAGTATGCGCTGCGTAATGCACCGCTCACTCGCGTACGCTTTTCCCCCGGCGACACGATTACCCACTTTGAAAACTGGAAAATGACCGTCCGTGAAGTCGAAGACGTCGACGGTCTGCTGGTCTATCACGGACTCAACGCTCAGAACGAAGCCGTTACGCTGCCGGAAACCCAGCTGTCGAACTTCATTCAGTTCCGTCTGGCCACCGATCGCCTGTTTGCCGGACAGATCGACCCACTGCCGTGGTTCTCCCTGCGCTATCACACCCTTGAACACACCAGCCGCCAATTGCAGTCCTCACTGTGGGGATTGGGCGGCGTTCGTGCGCAACCTATCGCGCACCAACTGCATATAGCTCGCGAAGTCGCTGACCGAATAGCCCCGCGGGTGCTGCTGGCCGACGAGGTAGGCTTGGGTAAAACCATTGAAGCCGGCCTGATCATCCACCGCCAGATGCTGTCTGGCCGGGCAAATCGGGTATTGATTTTGGTGCCGGAAAACCTTCAGCACCAATGGCTGGTCGAGATGCGCCGTCGTTTCAACCTTCAAGTGGCGCTGTTTGACGCCGAACGTTTCATCGAAAGCGATGCCAGTAACCCGTTTGAAGACACCCAGTTGGCATTGGTCGCACTGGAATGGCTTGTCGATGATGAAAAAGCTCAGGACGCGCTGTTTGCTGCGGGCTGGGATCTGTTGGTGGTTGACGAAGCCCACCACCTGGTATGGCACGAAAAGCAAGCAAGCCCGGAATATCTGCTGGTAGAGCAACTGGCTGAAGTCATCCCTGGCGTGTTGCTGTTGACTGCGACCCCCGAGCAACTTGGTCAAGACAGCCACTTCGCCCGCTTGCGCCTGCTGGACCCCAACCGGTTCCACGATCTGCACGCGTTCCGTGCCGAGAGCGAGAACTATCGCCCGGTGGCTGAGGCTGTTCAGGAGTTGTTGGATAAGGGCCGGCTTTCGCCTCAAGCCCACAAAACCATTCACGGCTTTCTCGGTGAAGCGGGCGAAGCGCTGCTGGCGGCTGTCAACGATGGCGACACCGAAGCCAGCGCGCGACTGATACGTGAACTGCTCGACCGTCACGGCACAGGCCGCGTGCTGTTCCGTAATACTCGGGCGGCAGTACAAGGCTTCCCCGAGCGTAAACTGCACCCCTATGCCCTGCCCTGCCCGGTTCAATACCTGGAGTTGCCGGTTGGCGAACATGCCGACCTGTACCCGGAAGTCAGCTTCCAGTCGCAGCCCGACCTCGCCGAAGAACAACGCTGGTGGCGCTTCGACCCGCGTGTCGATTGGCTGATCGACACGCTGAAAATGCTCAAGCGTGTCAAGGTGCTGGTGATCTGCGCTCATGCCGAAACCGCGATGGACCTGGAAGACGCCTTGCGAGTGCGCTCCGGCATCCCCGCTACGGTGTTTCACGAAGGCATGAACATTCTTGAGCGTGACCGCGCCGCCGCGTATTTCGCCGATGAAGAGTTCGGTGCGCAAGTGCTGATTTGCTCGGAAATCGGTAGTGAAGGCCGCAACTTCCAGTTCGCCCATCACTTGGTGCTATTCGATCTGCCGGCACACCCGGACCTGCTGGAGCAACGCATTGGCCGCCTCGACCGTATCGGCCAGAAACATATCATCGAACTGCACGTTCCTTATCTGGAAACAAGCCCGCAACAGCGCCTGTTCCAGTGGTACCACGAGGCGCTAAACGCGTTTCTTAACACCTGCCCCACCGGCAACGCCCTGCAACACCGTTTCGGCCCGCGCCTGCTGCCGCTGCTGGAAAGTGGCGACGACACGGAGTGGCAAGCGCTGGTCGACGAAGCCCGCGAAGAACGAGTTCGTCTCGAAGGCGAACTGCACAGCGGCCGCGACCGCTTGCTGGAGTTGAACTCCGGCGGTGCGGGTGAAGGCGAAGCGCTGGTCGAAGATATTCTTGAGCAAGACGACCAATTCGCGTTGCCGATTTACATGGAAACCCTGTTTGACGCGTTCGGCATCGACAGCGAAGACCATTCGGAAAACGCGCTGATCCTGCGCCCTAGCGAAAAGATGCTTGATGCCAGCTTCCCCCTGGGCGACGACGAAGGCGTGACCATTACCTACGACCGCAACCAGGCGCTTGCCCGTGAAGATATGCAGTTCATCACGTGGGAACATCCGATGGTTCAGGGTGGCATGGACCTGGTGCTGTCTGGCTCCATGGGTAACACCGCCGTGGCCTTGATCAAAAACAAGGCGCTGAAGCCCGGCACCGTGCTGCTTGAGCTGTTGTACGTGAGTGAAGTGGTTGCACCGCGTTCGTTGCAGCTGGGCCGCTATCTTCCGCCTGCCGCCCTGCGCTGCTTGTTGGACGCCAATGGCAACGACCTGTCGGGAAGGGTCTCGTTCGTGACCCTGAACGAGCAACTGGAAAGCGTGCCCCGTGCCAGCGCCAACAAGTTCATCCAGTCACAGCGGGATGTACTCAATCCGCAGATCAATGCCGGCGAAGCCAGAATCGCGCCAAAGCATGCTGAACGAGTAGCAGAAGCGCAACGTCGTCTGGCGGCAGATACCGACGAAGAGCTCGCGCGCTTAACCGCATTGCAAGCGGTCAACCCAACCGTACGTGATAGCGAGCTGATCGCCCTGCGCAAACAGCGCGAACAAGGCCTGGCGATGCTCGACAAAGCGGCTTTGCGCCTGGAAGCCATTCGGGTGTTGGTCGCTGGGTGA
- the livG gene encoding high-affinity branched-chain amino acid ABC transporter ATP-binding protein LivG, whose product MSRPLLQVSGLSMRFGGLLAVNGVGLTVNEKQVVSMIGPNGAGKTTVFNCLTGFYKPTAGTILLDGEPIQGLAGHQIARKGVVRTFQNVRLFKDMTAVENLLVAQHRHLNTNFLAGLFKTPAFRKSEREAMEYAEHWLERVNLKEFANRPAGTLAYGQQRRLEIARCMMTRPRILMLDEPAAGLNPRETEDLKALISMLRNEHNATVLLIEHDMKLVMSISDHIVVINQGTPLADGTPEQIRDNPEVIKAYLGEA is encoded by the coding sequence ATGAGCCGTCCGCTTCTGCAAGTCAGCGGCCTGAGCATGCGCTTTGGTGGCTTGTTAGCCGTCAATGGCGTAGGCCTGACCGTTAACGAAAAACAAGTGGTGTCGATGATCGGCCCTAACGGCGCGGGTAAAACCACCGTTTTCAACTGCCTGACCGGTTTCTACAAGCCAACGGCGGGCACCATTCTTCTGGACGGCGAACCCATTCAAGGGCTTGCCGGCCACCAGATCGCCCGAAAGGGCGTGGTGCGCACCTTTCAGAACGTGCGTCTGTTCAAGGACATGACCGCGGTGGAGAACCTGCTGGTCGCCCAGCATCGTCACCTCAACACCAACTTCCTGGCCGGCCTGTTCAAAACCCCCGCGTTTCGCAAAAGCGAGCGCGAGGCAATGGAATACGCCGAGCATTGGCTGGAACGGGTCAACCTCAAAGAGTTCGCCAATCGCCCGGCTGGCACGCTGGCTTACGGTCAGCAACGCCGCCTGGAAATAGCTCGCTGCATGATGACGCGCCCGCGCATCTTGATGCTCGACGAACCGGCAGCCGGTCTGAACCCACGTGAAACTGAAGACCTTAAAGCGTTGATTAGTATGTTGCGCAACGAACACAACGCCACGGTGCTGCTGATCGAGCACGACATGAAACTAGTCATGAGCATTTCCGACCACATCGTCGTGATCAACCAAGGCACACCGTTGGCCGACGGTACGCCAGAACAAATCCGCGATAATCCTGAAGTGATCAAAGCCTATCTGGGGGAAGCGTAA
- a CDS encoding DUF2288 domain-containing protein, producing the protein MTKEPSTLYAKLLGETASITWNELQPFFARGALLWVEAQLDLIEVAEAVAVNKADKVAVWLASGEVSKVAEPRALDLFERDPPLWAVVVAPWVLIQDRAQA; encoded by the coding sequence ATGACGAAAGAACCTAGCACCCTCTATGCCAAACTGCTCGGCGAAACAGCTTCTATTACGTGGAATGAATTGCAACCATTCTTTGCAAGGGGTGCCCTGTTGTGGGTCGAGGCTCAGCTTGATTTGATCGAAGTTGCAGAGGCAGTGGCCGTAAACAAAGCAGACAAAGTCGCTGTGTGGCTCGCCTCTGGCGAGGTCAGCAAGGTCGCTGAGCCACGGGCGTTGGATCTATTTGAGCGGGATCCGCCTCTTTGGGCAGTGGTCGTTGCCCCCTGGGTGCTGATTCAAGACAGGGCGCAGGCCTGA
- a CDS encoding MFS transporter, which produces MQNSTQAENAWRILFLLFLANLFNFYDRAIPAIIIEPIRLEWSLSDFQIGIIGTAFTIVYAIAGLPLGRMADTGSRRKLMGWGLAVWSGLTAANGLVSSFWGFLLVRMGIGIGEASYAPAANSLIGDLFPAHRRARAMGIFMLGLPLGLLLAFFTTGAMVKAFDSWRAPFFIAAAPGLLLAIFMFFIREPMRGAAESVRISQEKIDKPIRRVLAIPTFGWLVLAGLSFNFATYACNSFMVPMLQRYFLLPLQQAAVATGLIVGVTGLIGLTLGGWIADKVHQRYASGRLIFAALSLIVSTVTTGYALQAGRIEIGLFVGIFSVGWLFSYNFYTCVYTAIQDVVEPRLRATAMAVFFAGLYLLGGGLGPVVVGLLSDYFSHAVMVAAGVGQMTEVFKADGLHDAMLLIPVALFLTLLFLLQASRSFARDAERMKAALAENEPHMPAVTA; this is translated from the coding sequence ATGCAGAACTCGACCCAAGCGGAGAATGCCTGGCGCATTCTGTTCCTGCTGTTCCTGGCAAATCTTTTCAACTTCTACGACCGTGCTATTCCCGCCATTATCATCGAGCCGATTCGGTTGGAGTGGAGCCTTAGCGACTTTCAGATTGGAATCATTGGCACCGCCTTCACCATTGTTTACGCCATTGCCGGTTTGCCTCTGGGTCGAATGGCTGATACTGGCTCGCGCCGCAAACTGATGGGCTGGGGCTTAGCGGTCTGGAGTGGCCTGACAGCGGCAAACGGTTTGGTCAGCAGCTTTTGGGGGTTTCTGCTGGTGCGCATGGGCATTGGCATCGGCGAAGCCAGTTACGCTCCGGCGGCCAACTCTTTGATTGGTGATTTATTCCCGGCACACCGCCGTGCCAGGGCCATGGGCATTTTTATGCTGGGTCTGCCGTTGGGGTTGTTGTTGGCGTTTTTTACCACCGGGGCGATGGTCAAGGCATTCGACTCTTGGCGTGCGCCCTTTTTCATCGCAGCCGCACCCGGTTTGCTGCTGGCGATATTCATGTTTTTTATCCGCGAACCGATGCGTGGCGCTGCCGAAAGCGTGCGCATCTCTCAGGAAAAAATCGACAAGCCTATCCGACGGGTTTTAGCGATTCCAACCTTTGGCTGGTTGGTTTTGGCGGGCCTTAGCTTTAACTTTGCCACGTACGCTTGCAACTCCTTCATGGTGCCGATGTTGCAACGCTACTTTTTGTTGCCGTTGCAGCAGGCTGCAGTGGCCACCGGTTTGATTGTCGGTGTGACCGGTTTGATAGGCCTGACTCTCGGGGGCTGGATCGCAGACAAGGTTCATCAGCGTTACGCCAGCGGACGTTTGATATTCGCCGCGCTCAGTTTGATCGTATCGACGGTTACTACGGGGTACGCGCTGCAAGCCGGGCGAATTGAAATTGGGCTGTTCGTTGGCATCTTCAGTGTGGGCTGGCTGTTTTCCTACAACTTTTACACGTGCGTCTATACCGCAATCCAAGACGTGGTGGAGCCGCGTTTGCGCGCGACGGCCATGGCGGTATTTTTTGCGGGACTCTATCTACTGGGTGGAGGTTTGGGGCCGGTGGTGGTTGGGTTGTTGTCCGACTATTTTTCACATGCAGTGATGGTTGCAGCGGGGGTTGGGCAAATGACCGAAGTGTTCAAGGCTGACGGGTTGCACGACGCCATGCTGTTGATTCCAGTAGCGTTGTTCCTGACATTATTATTCTTGCTCCAGGCGTCACGAAGCTTCGCCAGGGATGCTGAGCGGATGAAAGCGGCATTGGCTGAGAACGAGCCACACATGCCCGCAGTGACGGCCTGA
- the livH gene encoding high-affinity branched-chain amino acid ABC transporter permease LivH — MPEIDFYHFFQQLINGLTVGSTYALIAIGYTMVYGIIGMINFAHGEVYMIGSYVAFIALAGLSAMGLDSLPLLITAAFVASIVVTSAYGYAIERVAYRPLRGSNRLIPLISAIGMSIFLQNTVLLAQDSKDKSIPNLIPGNFVFGTSSSHEVVISYMQILIFLVTLVAMLALTWFISRSRLGRACRACAEDIKMANLLGINTNNIIALTFVIGAALAAVAAVLLSMQYGVINPNAGFLVGIKAFTAAVLGGIGSIPGAMLGGLVLGVAEAFGADVFGDQYKDVVAFALLVLVLLFRPTGLLGRPEVEKV, encoded by the coding sequence ATGCCTGAGATAGACTTCTATCACTTTTTCCAACAGCTGATTAACGGCCTGACCGTTGGCAGCACTTATGCCTTGATCGCCATTGGCTACACCATGGTTTACGGCATCATCGGCATGATCAACTTCGCCCACGGCGAGGTATACATGATCGGTTCATATGTCGCTTTCATCGCCCTGGCCGGTTTGAGCGCTATGGGTCTGGACAGTTTGCCGCTGCTTATCACTGCCGCGTTCGTTGCCAGTATCGTTGTGACCAGCGCCTATGGTTACGCCATTGAGCGCGTTGCCTACCGCCCTTTACGTGGCAGCAATCGTTTGATTCCGTTGATCTCGGCCATTGGTATGTCGATCTTTCTGCAGAACACGGTGTTGCTCGCTCAAGATTCCAAAGACAAATCGATCCCCAACCTGATTCCGGGAAACTTTGTGTTCGGCACCTCCAGCAGTCATGAGGTGGTGATTTCGTACATGCAGATTCTGATTTTCCTCGTCACCCTGGTCGCCATGCTCGCGCTGACCTGGTTCATCTCTCGCTCTCGCCTGGGCCGCGCCTGCCGCGCCTGTGCTGAAGACATCAAGATGGCCAACCTGCTCGGCATCAACACCAACAACATCATCGCCCTGACCTTTGTCATTGGTGCCGCGTTGGCTGCGGTCGCTGCAGTGTTGCTGAGCATGCAATACGGCGTGATCAACCCCAACGCCGGCTTCCTCGTCGGTATCAAGGCGTTTACCGCTGCGGTACTCGGCGGCATCGGCAGCATTCCCGGCGCCATGCTCGGCGGCCTGGTATTGGGTGTGGCCGAAGCCTTTGGTGCCGACGTGTTCGGCGATCAATACAAGGACGTGGTGGCATTCGCGCTGTTGGTTCTGGTGTTGCTGTTCCGGCCGACCGGCCTGCTTGGCCGCCCGGAGGTTGAAAAAGTATGA
- a CDS encoding branched-chain amino acid ABC transporter substrate-binding protein, protein MTKGIKQVSKLFAALVLAGVASHSFAADTIKIGIAGPKTGAVAQYGDMQFSGAKMAIEQINAKGGVNGKKLEAVEYDDACDPKQAVAVANKIVNDGVKFVVGHLCSSSTQPASDIYEDEGIVMVTPAATSPEITARGYKMIFRTIGLDSAQGPTAANYIADVIKPKVVAVIHDKQQYGEGIATAVKKTLESKGVKVAVFEGINAGDKDFSSLIAKLKQANVDFVYYGGYHPELGLILRQAKEKGLTAGFMGPEGVGNASISQIAQDASEGLLVTLPKSFDQDPSNKALVAAFAAKKEDPSGPFVFPAYAAVEVIADAITTTKSEDPAKVAAAIHAGTFKTPTGDLSYDAKGDLKDFKFVVYTWHKDGTKTEAPLK, encoded by the coding sequence ATGACTAAGGGTATTAAGCAGGTTTCCAAGCTATTTGCCGCACTGGTTCTGGCCGGGGTTGCCAGCCATTCGTTCGCAGCTGACACCATTAAAATCGGCATTGCCGGTCCTAAAACTGGCGCAGTCGCTCAGTACGGCGACATGCAGTTCAGCGGCGCGAAAATGGCCATTGAGCAAATCAACGCCAAAGGCGGCGTGAACGGCAAGAAACTTGAAGCCGTTGAGTACGACGATGCTTGCGATCCGAAACAAGCGGTAGCGGTTGCTAACAAAATCGTCAATGACGGCGTGAAGTTCGTAGTCGGACACCTGTGCTCCAGCTCGACTCAACCGGCTTCTGATATTTACGAAGACGAAGGCATTGTTATGGTGACTCCAGCGGCCACCAGCCCTGAAATCACTGCTCGCGGCTACAAGATGATTTTCCGCACCATCGGTCTGGACAGCGCTCAGGGTCCAACCGCTGCCAACTACATCGCCGATGTGATTAAACCGAAAGTGGTTGCGGTCATCCATGACAAGCAGCAGTACGGTGAAGGCATCGCCACCGCGGTGAAGAAAACCCTTGAAAGCAAAGGCGTGAAAGTTGCCGTGTTCGAAGGCATCAACGCTGGCGACAAAGACTTCTCCTCGCTGATTGCCAAACTGAAACAAGCCAACGTTGACTTCGTTTACTACGGCGGCTACCACCCGGAACTCGGTCTGATCTTGCGTCAGGCAAAAGAGAAAGGCCTGACTGCCGGATTCATGGGCCCAGAAGGCGTGGGTAACGCTTCAATTTCGCAGATTGCTCAGGACGCTTCCGAAGGACTGCTGGTAACCCTTCCGAAGTCGTTTGACCAAGACCCCTCCAACAAGGCTCTGGTCGCAGCATTTGCCGCGAAGAAAGAAGATCCAAGTGGTCCGTTCGTTTTCCCGGCCTACGCCGCAGTTGAAGTGATCGCTGATGCCATCACCACTACTAAAAGCGAAGACCCAGCGAAAGTGGCAGCAGCTATCCACGCTGGCACGTTCAAGACCCCGACCGGCGACCTCAGCTACGACGCCAAAGGCGACCTGAAAGACTTCAAATTCGTGGTCTACACCTGGCACAAAGACGGCACCAAAACCGAAGCCCCACTGAAATAA
- a CDS encoding high-affinity branched-chain amino acid ABC transporter permease LivM, whose product MKKNLKSALFSALLVLAVAYPILGLKLEIVGVNLTVIGASHAMLAAIFGCSIAMFFRVLFRDQINTAWHATPSLPKVPAKTTRFLTLPSTQRWIVLGLVLVALVWPFFGSRGAVDIATLILIYIMLGLGLNIVVGLAGLLDLGYVGFYAVGAYSYALLSHYYGFGFWICLPIAGLMSALFGFLLGFPVLRLRGDYLAIVTLGFGEIIRLLLRNMTDLTGGPNGISNIPKPTLFGLSFERVAAEGSQTFHEYFGIDYNSVNKVIFLYLIALLLALLALFVINRLLRMPIGRAWEALREDEIACRALGLNPTIIKLSAFTLGAAFAGFAGSFFAARQGLVTPESFTFIESAIILAIVVLGGMGSQLGVILAAVVLILMPELMREFSEYRMLMFGALMVLMMIWRPQGLLPMQRPEMKLKAEPHS is encoded by the coding sequence ATGAAGAAGAATCTCAAATCGGCGCTGTTCAGTGCCTTGCTGGTGCTGGCTGTTGCCTACCCGATCCTGGGCCTCAAGCTGGAAATCGTCGGCGTTAACCTGACAGTTATCGGTGCCAGCCACGCGATGTTAGCGGCGATCTTTGGCTGTTCCATTGCGATGTTTTTCCGGGTGCTGTTTCGGGACCAGATCAATACCGCGTGGCATGCCACACCGAGCCTGCCAAAGGTTCCCGCCAAGACCACCCGCTTTCTAACCCTGCCCTCCACGCAACGCTGGATCGTTCTTGGCCTGGTACTTGTGGCACTGGTGTGGCCGTTCTTCGGCTCACGCGGCGCAGTGGATATCGCCACACTGATCCTGATCTACATCATGCTCGGCCTGGGGCTGAACATCGTGGTTGGCTTGGCCGGGTTGCTCGACTTGGGTTACGTCGGTTTCTACGCCGTCGGCGCTTACAGCTACGCGCTGTTGTCGCATTACTACGGGTTTGGCTTTTGGATCTGTCTGCCAATCGCGGGATTGATGTCGGCATTGTTCGGCTTTCTGCTGGGCTTCCCGGTACTGCGTTTACGCGGCGACTATTTGGCAATCGTGACCCTGGGTTTCGGTGAAATCATTCGTTTGCTGCTGCGCAACATGACGGACCTCACCGGGGGTCCGAACGGCATCAGTAATATCCCGAAACCGACGTTGTTCGGACTGTCGTTCGAACGTGTGGCGGCTGAAGGGTCGCAGACTTTCCACGAGTATTTCGGCATTGACTACAACTCGGTGAACAAGGTCATTTTCCTGTACCTGATTGCGTTGCTGTTGGCGCTGCTGGCCTTGTTTGTTATCAACCGCTTGCTGCGCATGCCCATCGGCCGAGCGTGGGAAGCATTGCGCGAAGACGAAATTGCCTGCCGTGCGTTAGGGCTGAACCCGACCATCATCAAGCTCTCGGCGTTTACTTTGGGTGCTGCGTTCGCCGGTTTCGCCGGGAGCTTTTTCGCCGCTCGCCAAGGCCTGGTGACGCCTGAGTCGTTCACGTTCATCGAGTCGGCGATCATCCTCGCCATCGTTGTATTAGGCGGCATGGGCTCGCAACTGGGGGTCATCCTCGCTGCGGTGGTGCTGATTCTGATGCCTGAGCTAATGCGTGAATTCAGCGAGTACCGCATGTTGATGTTCGGCGCCTTGATGGTGCTGATGATGATCTGGCGACCACAAGGTTTGCTGCCCATGCAACGTCCCGAAATGAAACTCAAAGCGGAGCCGCATTCATGA
- a CDS encoding ABC transporter ATP-binding protein, with translation MLQFENVSTFYGKIQALHSINVDIRQGEIVTLIGANGAGKSTLLMTLCGSPRAHAGSIRYMGEELVGLESSQIMRKSIAVVPEGRRVFARLTVEENLAMGGFFTEKHDYQEQMDKVLHLFPRLKERFHQRGGTMSGGEQQMLAIGRALMSKPKLLLLDEPSLGLAPIIIQQIFEIVEQLRRDGVTVFLVEQNANQALKIADRAYVLENGRVVMQGTGEELLHDPKVRDAYLGG, from the coding sequence ATGCTGCAATTCGAAAACGTTTCCACCTTCTACGGCAAGATCCAGGCGCTGCATTCGATCAACGTCGATATTCGCCAAGGCGAAATCGTCACCCTGATCGGCGCCAACGGTGCAGGCAAATCCACCCTGCTGATGACCTTGTGTGGCTCGCCACGCGCCCATGCCGGCAGCATTCGCTACATGGGCGAAGAATTGGTCGGGCTCGAATCCTCGCAAATCATGCGCAAAAGCATCGCTGTGGTGCCCGAAGGCCGTCGCGTGTTTGCCCGTTTGACCGTGGAAGAAAACCTGGCCATGGGCGGGTTCTTCACTGAAAAGCACGATTACCAAGAGCAGATGGACAAGGTCTTGCACCTGTTCCCTCGGCTCAAGGAACGCTTCCATCAACGTGGCGGCACCATGTCGGGCGGCGAACAACAGATGCTCGCCATCGGCCGCGCATTGATGAGCAAACCCAAGCTGCTGTTGCTCGATGAGCCGTCGCTGGGGCTGGCCCCGATCATCATTCAGCAGATATTCGAAATCGTCGAACAACTGCGCCGTGACGGTGTCACGGTGTTTTTGGTTGAACAAAACGCCAACCAGGCCCTGAAAATCGCCGACCGAGCCTACGTATTGGAAAACGGCCGGGTGGTGATGCAGGGAACGGGCGAAGAGTTACTGCATGACCCGAAAGTGCGGGATGCGTATTTGGGGGGTTGA